The following proteins come from a genomic window of Leptospira andrefontaineae:
- a CDS encoding RNA polymerase sigma factor — translation MDQREFAGLIDSTKHIVLSAIKKNLYEEFYDTIDDVVQETYIRAYKSLAANKFRGESSHSTWLYTIARNESLRMNQKRMRQANLAMKLKEKATQDSILNPREEYSDSGMDIELQDLISNLPWKYKSVLALVSEGYKEQQIAEKLGIPEGTVKSRSFRGKQMLKKLFFQET, via the coding sequence ATGGACCAAAGAGAATTTGCCGGATTGATAGACAGTACGAAACATATCGTGCTCTCCGCGATTAAAAAGAATTTATACGAAGAGTTTTACGACACCATCGATGATGTTGTACAAGAGACTTATATCCGTGCTTATAAAAGTTTAGCAGCCAATAAGTTCAGGGGAGAATCTTCCCATAGTACTTGGTTGTATACAATCGCAAGAAACGAATCCTTGAGAATGAACCAAAAGCGTATGCGCCAGGCAAACCTTGCGATGAAGCTGAAGGAAAAAGCAACTCAAGATTCCATCTTAAACCCAAGAGAAGAATATTCAGATTCTGGAATGGACATTGAACTCCAAGATTTGATCTCCAATCTTCCTTGGAAATATAAGTCAGTACTTGCATTAGTTTCCGAAGGATACAAAGAACAACAGATTGCGGAGAAGTTGGGAATTCCGGAAGGAACAGTTAAATCCCGATCATTCCGAGGCAAACAAATGTTGAAGAAACTTTTTTTTCAAGAGACCTAG
- a CDS encoding glycosyltransferase, which translates to MNAYLHISEFRDKDGIGNDIKGLREVLNSSGIKTEIVCQNDLSDGSIKTLLTEELHNENNLSSSSMHILEYGGSGYPIDSFLSFPGRKFVRYQNITPPKFFKPFVSQDIFRSFEMDYKKSILELHKLKRSIERFLPSSKYSASNLEDLNIINSSVLPIVRKYGWKGEKRNRKNGYTLGYVGRLVPSKKIEDILFLSYFLNRIEPKYRILLIGNVPSIFEEYFSNLKQMTRELGIGGNVQFRMGVQDSELPRFWEEMDAYISMSEHEGFGIPLVEALSYDIPVFAYACTAVPETLKDAGYLFRKKDLSSLEKLAEWIHFILESQSSSRPVDGPHASSKRREVCMDYDSMPYGRVLKQIFTFKEAAAS; encoded by the coding sequence ATGAATGCCTATCTCCATATTTCCGAATTTAGGGATAAGGACGGGATCGGAAACGATATCAAGGGTTTAAGAGAAGTTTTAAATTCTTCCGGCATCAAAACAGAAATCGTTTGCCAAAATGATCTGAGTGATGGTTCGATCAAAACCTTATTAACGGAAGAACTGCACAATGAGAATAATCTATCCTCAAGTTCCATGCATATTTTGGAATACGGTGGCTCCGGGTATCCGATCGATTCTTTTCTTTCCTTTCCCGGCAGAAAATTTGTTCGTTATCAGAACATAACTCCTCCTAAGTTTTTTAAACCTTTCGTTTCTCAGGATATATTCAGAAGTTTCGAAATGGATTATAAAAAATCCATATTAGAATTACATAAACTGAAAAGATCTATAGAGCGCTTTCTTCCGAGTTCCAAATACAGCGCATCCAATTTGGAAGACCTGAACATAATAAACTCCAGTGTCCTACCGATTGTTAGAAAGTACGGATGGAAGGGAGAAAAACGGAATCGTAAGAACGGCTACACTCTCGGCTATGTGGGAAGATTAGTCCCAAGCAAAAAGATAGAAGATATCCTATTTCTTTCCTATTTTTTGAATAGAATAGAACCTAAATATAGGATCTTGTTGATCGGAAATGTTCCTAGCATTTTCGAAGAATATTTTTCCAACTTAAAGCAGATGACAAGAGAACTTGGAATCGGTGGAAATGTTCAATTCAGAATGGGGGTCCAAGATTCAGAGCTACCTAGATTTTGGGAAGAGATGGACGCCTATATCAGCATGAGTGAACACGAAGGTTTTGGCATTCCTCTTGTGGAAGCATTGAGTTATGATATTCCAGTTTTTGCATATGCCTGCACTGCCGTTCCGGAAACATTAAAGGACGCAGGATATCTTTTCCGAAAAAAAGATCTAAGCAGTTTGGAAAAATTAGCTGAGTGGATCCATTTTATATTAGAATCTCAATCTTCCTCACGACCAGTGGATGGTCCTCATGCTTCTTCCAAAAGAAGAGAAGTGTGTATGGATTATGATTCCATGCCTTACGGAAGAGTTTTAAAACAGATATTCACGTTTAAAGAAGCGGCTGCCTCATGA
- a CDS encoding glycosyltransferase family 4 protein — protein sequence MLDSRRRLAVVTPIFSDHISGGSEKLIYQYTLILSKFYEVTVLASRSLDYITWKNQIPITDLEPVLLGKDLEKKVSREWIEPEPGNRIRVLRFSVDKERNISKFNRFSDKLFRNSESGKSISSQEEKERIWVDMQGPYCPDLIQYIETNERDYDVFVFVSYLYYPMVYGLPLVAKKSVVIPTLHDEPPAKLSVYSNLFKDDSAYCFNTPEEKALFHKLYGYEPSLGNVIGMHLAIPEETEKKTSEKKNPQDSFQFLYVGRIDEGKGVLEMAQYFSEWQKRSGRNDKLLLAGRGDSKLLQRISKFSHVSPLGFVSEEAKDEIIRSSDILINPSPMESFSIIIMEAWIRKKAVLVNGRSDVLKGHCLRSNGGLYYSDLDSFCAVAEYLVNHSREREEMGLNGKRYVQANFNPDIVEKKIAHIVERCIRRRYSE from the coding sequence TTGCTAGACTCACGTAGAAGATTAGCCGTAGTTACTCCTATTTTTTCGGATCATATTTCAGGTGGTTCCGAAAAACTAATCTATCAATATACTCTAATATTATCCAAGTTCTATGAGGTAACGGTTCTTGCGAGCCGCTCCTTGGATTATATCACTTGGAAAAATCAAATCCCAATCACCGACTTGGAACCCGTACTTCTTGGAAAAGATCTAGAGAAGAAGGTCAGTAGAGAATGGATAGAACCAGAACCAGGAAACCGGATCAGAGTTTTAAGATTCTCCGTAGATAAAGAAAGAAATATTTCTAAGTTCAATAGATTTTCAGATAAACTATTCAGAAATTCTGAATCAGGAAAAAGTATCAGCTCCCAAGAGGAAAAAGAAAGGATCTGGGTGGATATGCAGGGCCCTTATTGTCCTGATCTGATCCAATACATAGAAACAAATGAAAGAGATTATGATGTATTCGTTTTTGTTTCTTATCTATATTATCCGATGGTTTATGGACTTCCCTTAGTTGCAAAGAAGTCTGTTGTGATTCCTACATTGCATGACGAGCCTCCTGCAAAATTATCCGTATATTCCAATCTTTTCAAAGACGACTCAGCATATTGTTTTAATACTCCCGAAGAAAAAGCACTCTTTCATAAATTATACGGATATGAGCCCAGCCTAGGAAATGTGATCGGAATGCATTTAGCTATTCCGGAAGAAACGGAGAAAAAAACTTCAGAGAAAAAAAATCCCCAGGACTCCTTTCAGTTTTTGTACGTTGGAAGAATAGACGAAGGAAAAGGTGTCTTGGAAATGGCCCAATACTTTTCCGAGTGGCAGAAAAGAAGCGGCAGGAACGATAAACTACTTCTGGCAGGAAGAGGAGATTCCAAACTCCTACAAAGAATATCAAAATTTTCTCATGTATCTCCTTTAGGTTTCGTAAGCGAAGAAGCAAAGGATGAAATTATCCGTTCTTCGGATATTTTGATCAACCCTTCTCCTATGGAAAGTTTTTCCATTATTATTATGGAAGCTTGGATCCGTAAAAAAGCTGTCCTAGTTAATGGAAGATCAGATGTTCTGAAAGGACATTGTTTGAGAAGTAATGGCGGTTTATATTATTCAGATCTAGACAGCTTTTGTGCAGTCGCAGAATATTTAGTAAACCATAGTAGGGAAAGAGAAGAAATGGGGCTGAATGGCAAGAGATACGTTCAGGCGAACTTCAATCCTGATATCGTGGAAAAAAAGATCGCCCATATCGTAGAAAGATGTATCAGAAGAAGATACTCTGAGTAA
- a CDS encoding LIC_10202 family protein — protein MEERSSDIIEIKDSSVNVRELMEEIESRLARRPVSKEELERLSRWKFSPQSPEGYREFDAAETAHLFEKGISPPKFTNPKFKYIRGPIRWLFIKLIELYAFLDKKLSENRTRAFYSVLNELILLRGDHEKLKRKFEKFYSEFVELNYTLKKEISPEFVWSNEFLYEEETLEESETLILSRLNPGDSVLAINPEWGKFLKQLLKAQIEFKAVTWNKSQYSYIKENITNSVSLLSFEEVLPESPLPSKIISNANLCLLPNWVLEKLFKSLASKTSGGTEFIFRYSNYSNRMVSPFQPILLTQISESAFREFLQKLGFKNIVDTKAGDGFSVFSFRK, from the coding sequence ATGGAAGAAAGATCTTCAGATATTATAGAAATCAAGGACAGCTCGGTTAATGTCCGCGAGCTCATGGAAGAGATAGAATCCAGGCTTGCCAGAAGACCGGTTTCCAAGGAAGAATTGGAACGTCTTTCTCGTTGGAAGTTTTCTCCCCAATCCCCTGAAGGATACAGGGAATTTGATGCTGCAGAAACAGCTCATTTATTCGAAAAAGGGATCTCTCCTCCTAAATTCACTAATCCAAAATTTAAGTACATCCGCGGCCCGATCCGTTGGCTGTTTATCAAATTGATTGAGCTTTATGCCTTTCTAGATAAAAAACTTTCTGAAAACAGAACTCGAGCATTTTACAGTGTTTTGAATGAATTGATCCTCTTAAGAGGAGATCATGAAAAGTTAAAACGTAAATTCGAGAAGTTCTACAGCGAGTTTGTAGAATTGAATTATACTCTTAAAAAAGAGATCAGCCCTGAATTTGTTTGGTCCAACGAGTTTTTATATGAAGAAGAAACTCTAGAAGAAAGTGAAACTCTTATCCTTTCCAGATTAAACCCTGGAGATTCAGTTCTCGCGATCAATCCTGAATGGGGAAAATTCCTCAAACAACTCTTAAAAGCGCAGATAGAATTTAAAGCAGTCACTTGGAATAAATCCCAATATTCTTATATCAAAGAAAATATTACGAATTCAGTCTCCCTTCTATCTTTTGAAGAAGTTCTTCCTGAATCCCCTCTTCCTTCTAAAATTATTTCAAACGCAAATCTATGCCTTTTGCCAAATTGGGTTCTGGAAAAACTTTTCAAATCCCTGGCTTCTAAAACTTCCGGTGGGACAGAATTCATCTTTAGATATTCCAATTATTCAAATAGAATGGTCTCACCTTTCCAACCAATCCTCTTGACTCAGATCAGCGAGTCCGCATTTAGAGAGTTCTTACAAAAATTAGGTTTTAAGAATATAGTGGATACCAAGGCCGGAGACGGTTTCTCGGTGTTTAGTTTCAGAAAATGA
- a CDS encoding DMT family transporter, with amino-acid sequence MSWVLLVLAGLFEVGFTTCMKLSDGFKDWRYGLGFFVFASLSFYFLNKATQNISLGTAYAVWTGIGAAGTAIIGILSFGDSINTWRIFFLSTLILSVIGLKFLGGE; translated from the coding sequence ATGAGTTGGGTTTTATTGGTATTAGCAGGACTTTTCGAAGTAGGATTTACTACTTGTATGAAATTATCCGACGGTTTTAAGGACTGGAGATACGGCCTCGGATTTTTCGTGTTTGCTTCCTTGAGCTTTTACTTTTTGAACAAGGCGACTCAGAATATTTCTCTTGGAACAGCTTATGCTGTTTGGACTGGAATAGGCGCCGCAGGAACTGCGATTATCGGAATTCTTTCCTTTGGAGATTCTATCAATACTTGGAGGATCTTCTTTCTTTCTACTTTGATATTATCAGTGATTGGATTAAAGTTTTTAGGCGGGGAGTAA
- a CDS encoding cytochrome P450: MFSLHEPTSSRTKKNKPNLPPGVFGIRALPYVSKLAKDPIGFFQLMQSKFGNSARFGLRSIVFHLITQPEDIKRVLQENNQNYHKGVFYKELGRILGKGLLNSEGEFWKKQRKLIQPSFHKQRISEFVEIMAQETEKTSENWKKISSLDISKEMMRLTFAIVGRTLFRTEVESYAARIEHSLKIALELVTKRITRIFPFPFSWPTPENLKLKRALKDMHSVVDELIAERKKNPSNDLISMLLEVRDEETGETMSESQVRDEAITLLLAGHETTANALSWGFYLLSKHPEICEKVREEANRVLGDKTPTLEDVQKLTYTRKVLDEVLRLYPPAWVIERTAMGPDQVGGYDVETGTNISICIFNIHRNPNFWENPDKFDPDRFDEERSADRPKYAYLPFGGGPRICIGNIFALTEATLILAMLVKNYKFQTDSNHPVVMEPLVTLRPKYGILLNIVST; the protein is encoded by the coding sequence TTGTTTTCCTTGCACGAACCGACTTCGAGTCGCACCAAAAAAAATAAACCGAATCTTCCTCCTGGGGTTTTCGGTATCCGGGCACTTCCTTACGTTTCGAAATTGGCAAAAGATCCGATTGGCTTTTTCCAATTGATGCAATCCAAATTCGGAAATTCAGCCCGATTTGGTTTGAGATCGATCGTTTTTCATTTAATTACTCAGCCGGAAGATATCAAAAGAGTCCTTCAAGAGAATAACCAGAACTATCATAAGGGAGTTTTTTACAAAGAACTCGGAAGAATTTTAGGTAAAGGTTTGTTAAATAGCGAAGGAGAATTTTGGAAGAAACAAAGAAAGCTTATCCAACCTTCTTTCCATAAACAAAGGATTTCCGAGTTCGTAGAGATCATGGCTCAGGAAACCGAAAAAACTTCCGAAAATTGGAAGAAGATCTCCAGTTTAGACATTTCTAAAGAGATGATGCGACTAACGTTTGCAATTGTCGGCAGGACTTTATTCAGAACGGAAGTAGAAAGTTATGCTGCAAGAATCGAACATTCTTTAAAGATCGCGCTGGAGTTGGTCACAAAAAGGATCACTCGTATTTTTCCATTTCCATTCAGTTGGCCTACGCCTGAAAATTTAAAACTCAAACGTGCATTGAAAGATATGCATTCCGTAGTCGACGAGTTGATTGCGGAACGTAAAAAAAATCCTTCTAACGATTTGATCTCGATGCTTCTGGAAGTTCGAGATGAAGAAACTGGCGAGACTATGAGCGAAAGCCAGGTAAGGGACGAGGCAATCACACTTCTTCTTGCAGGACATGAAACAACTGCAAACGCATTGTCTTGGGGATTCTATCTTTTATCTAAACATCCTGAGATCTGCGAAAAAGTAAGAGAAGAAGCAAATAGAGTTTTAGGTGATAAGACTCCAACTTTGGAAGATGTTCAAAAATTGACATACACTCGCAAAGTATTGGATGAAGTTTTGAGATTATATCCTCCTGCCTGGGTGATTGAAAGGACTGCAATGGGACCGGATCAAGTGGGCGGTTATGATGTGGAGACCGGCACGAATATCTCCATCTGTATTTTTAATATTCATCGAAATCCGAATTTTTGGGAAAATCCTGACAAGTTTGATCCGGATCGTTTTGATGAAGAAAGATCTGCGGATAGGCCTAAGTATGCATATCTTCCTTTTGGGGGAGGACCAAGGATCTGTATCGGTAATATTTTTGCATTAACCGAAGCTACACTGATACTTGCAATGTTGGTCAAAAACTACAAATTCCAAACGGATTCAAATCATCCAGTCGTTATGGAACCTTTAGTCACATTAAGACCGAAGTATGGAATTTTATTAAACATAGTTTCCACTTGA
- a CDS encoding inositol monophosphatase family protein, with the protein MSYQNEIKIRYQHFLNFAPTISEFLKKTHEREDLQISFKGNIESDLVTIADKGSEELIVSEIRKAFPNDHILGEEGSNYEGNSQFKWIIDPLDGTVNYSHRIPLYCCCIGLEDLENRSAVMGIVPMPALGHVYHAMLGEGAFKDKTPIKVTQTKEIKKALLCTGFPYDREEKIEQLMFNLKKFILRSRGVRRTGSAGLDICWVAEGKFDAFWEEDLKPWDMTAAAAILQEAGGKLSTFANNTFHPYVTSLIASNGVLHEKMVETLQEYLDI; encoded by the coding sequence ATGAGCTACCAAAACGAAATCAAGATAAGATACCAACACTTCCTAAACTTTGCCCCGACAATCTCTGAGTTCCTAAAAAAAACTCACGAAAGAGAAGATCTGCAAATTTCCTTTAAAGGAAATATTGAATCTGACTTAGTCACGATTGCAGACAAGGGTTCCGAAGAATTGATCGTCTCCGAGATCAGAAAAGCATTTCCTAACGATCATATCTTAGGGGAAGAAGGAAGTAACTACGAAGGAAATTCTCAGTTTAAATGGATCATAGATCCTTTAGATGGAACTGTAAATTATTCTCATCGTATTCCCCTTTATTGCTGCTGTATCGGATTGGAAGATTTAGAAAATAGATCAGCAGTGATGGGGATCGTTCCAATGCCTGCTCTAGGGCATGTATATCATGCAATGTTGGGAGAAGGTGCATTCAAAGATAAAACTCCCATTAAAGTTACTCAAACTAAAGAAATCAAAAAGGCTCTATTATGCACTGGTTTTCCTTATGATAGAGAAGAGAAGATTGAACAACTTATGTTCAATCTGAAAAAATTTATCTTAAGATCTCGTGGTGTGAGAAGGACAGGGTCCGCTGGTTTAGATATTTGCTGGGTAGCAGAAGGTAAATTCGACGCATTCTGGGAAGAAGATCTGAAACCTTGGGATATGACTGCCGCCGCCGCAATCCTTCAGGAAGCTGGTGGAAAGTTAAGTACCTTTGCTAACAATACATTTCATCCATACGTGACCAGTCTGATTGCGTCTAACGGAGTATTGCATGAGAAAATGGTAGAGACCTTGCAGGAGTATTTAGATATATGA
- a CDS encoding SanA/YdcF family protein: protein MDFGLKNKEIQKTPGARFRGKLRLAVLLAAAICIGIPASIDLSIEWDYENRSAHAGNYRSLKPATVAIVPGASVYKGIPSPVLQDRLDCAIELYKQGKVRKILLSGDNGTSYYNEVKPMLLYVLERGVNEKDVFVDHAGFRTLDTLVRAKEIFQVKDAIFVSQKFHQPRAAFISKKIGLDLQSYESDRRIYISGPTSRFREFFARTLAWIDMNLANTAPKYLGKPFPIEGSGVKTWKGSVI, encoded by the coding sequence ATGGACTTTGGACTAAAAAACAAGGAAATCCAGAAAACTCCCGGAGCCCGTTTCCGGGGAAAGCTTAGGCTTGCAGTTTTACTCGCTGCCGCAATCTGCATTGGGATTCCGGCTTCGATAGATCTTTCCATCGAATGGGATTACGAAAACCGAAGTGCTCATGCAGGAAATTATCGTTCTCTTAAGCCGGCAACAGTTGCAATCGTTCCGGGTGCTTCCGTTTACAAAGGAATTCCTTCTCCCGTTTTGCAAGATCGTCTAGATTGTGCGATAGAACTTTATAAACAGGGGAAGGTCCGAAAAATTCTTCTCTCGGGTGATAATGGTACTAGCTACTATAATGAAGTGAAGCCGATGCTTTTGTACGTTTTAGAAAGAGGAGTGAATGAGAAAGATGTGTTCGTAGATCATGCAGGTTTTAGAACATTAGATACTTTAGTAAGAGCAAAAGAAATTTTCCAAGTCAAAGATGCGATCTTTGTAAGCCAAAAATTCCACCAACCAAGGGCTGCGTTCATTTCTAAAAAGATAGGATTAGATCTACAATCTTATGAATCGGATAGAAGGATCTATATTAGCGGACCTACAAGCAGGTTCAGAGAATTTTTTGCAAGAACCTTGGCTTGGATCGATATGAACCTTGCGAACACCGCACCAAAATATTTAGGAAAACCGTTTCCAATAGAAGGAAGCGGAGTTAAAACCTGGAAGGGTTCCGTAATTTAA
- a CDS encoding GDP-mannose 4,6-dehydratase produces the protein MKYMITGAEGFVGSYLVRELTRGSGSELLGLGMNPKNTEFPFPYKVCDIRDIQSLQQVFESYSPDVLFHLAGQTFVPRSIENPEETLLINVAGTLNILECFKRSGKKVKLVYVSSSEVYGNIKEEQLPVSESLLPSPVNPYASSKLAAETYCLQYSRSYQNIETVIARPFNHIGIGQNPNFVVPNFCKQVLENISKNVSSEILVGDLTPTRDFLHVTDVVKAYLLLANKGISGEVYNICSGSETSISQVLEWILEFADSKLVSKQDPSRLRPAEMKRSLGNNSKLRSLGWSPAISVKEAVREIFEHIRKTEYSS, from the coding sequence ATGAAATACATGATCACAGGAGCGGAAGGTTTTGTCGGATCTTATCTGGTCCGAGAACTTACACGAGGATCTGGGTCCGAACTTCTGGGCCTGGGAATGAATCCCAAAAATACTGAGTTCCCATTTCCTTACAAGGTTTGTGATATCCGAGATATCCAATCACTCCAACAAGTATTCGAGTCCTATTCGCCTGATGTATTGTTCCATTTAGCTGGCCAAACATTCGTTCCAAGATCTATCGAAAATCCTGAGGAAACATTACTTATTAATGTGGCCGGCACATTAAATATTTTAGAATGTTTTAAACGATCTGGTAAAAAAGTTAAATTAGTATATGTATCTTCTTCTGAAGTATATGGAAATATAAAGGAAGAACAACTTCCAGTTTCAGAGAGCCTTCTTCCAAGTCCTGTAAATCCTTACGCTTCTTCCAAGCTCGCAGCTGAAACGTATTGCCTTCAATATTCTCGTTCTTACCAAAATATAGAAACCGTAATTGCAAGGCCTTTTAATCATATTGGTATCGGGCAAAATCCAAACTTTGTGGTTCCGAATTTTTGCAAACAGGTATTGGAAAATATTTCCAAAAACGTTTCTTCTGAAATTTTAGTCGGAGATCTGACTCCTACGCGTGATTTCTTGCATGTGACTGATGTAGTGAAAGCTTATCTTCTTTTAGCAAATAAAGGAATAAGCGGAGAAGTTTATAATATTTGTTCGGGATCTGAAACATCTATCTCTCAAGTTTTGGAATGGATCTTAGAATTTGCGGATTCTAAATTAGTTTCCAAACAAGATCCTTCAAGACTGAGACCTGCGGAAATGAAAAGATCTTTGGGAAATAATTCTAAACTAAGATCCTTAGGTTGGTCCCCAGCCATATCTGTAAAGGAAGCAGTCCGAGAAATTTTCGAACATATTCGAAAAACAGAATATTCTTCTTAA
- a CDS encoding YkvA family protein — translation MEEDKIEKIKQGFWPKVKKVAGKVPFLADAIALYYAMLDPSTPLKAKLTIAGALAYFLTPFDAIPDILFGAGYIDDAGVVAAVLAAASMYVKEEHKKKAADFLDSNPEGTLEN, via the coding sequence ATGGAAGAAGATAAAATAGAAAAGATCAAACAAGGTTTTTGGCCTAAGGTGAAGAAGGTCGCGGGGAAGGTTCCTTTTCTTGCGGATGCAATCGCTTTATACTATGCGATGTTGGATCCTTCTACCCCCCTAAAAGCAAAACTTACGATCGCAGGTGCACTTGCTTATTTTCTTACACCTTTTGATGCGATCCCGGATATTCTATTCGGTGCAGGTTATATAGACGATGCAGGTGTGGTTGCTGCAGTTTTAGCAGCTGCATCCATGTACGTAAAAGAAGAACATAAGAAGAAGGCGGCGGATTTTTTAGATTCCAATCCAGAGGGTACCCTGGAGAATTGA
- a CDS encoding glycosyltransferase family 4 protein — protein sequence MIFRRRGVHQFAAGFNLGDAISNEMNSLKSVFKKIGYSSEIYAENTGPGTDAFVKKYKAYSSNSKDIIIYHHSIHSDVLETVLKPKNSKILIYHNVTPGHFFEKYDLKLTYLLRKGREELESLRNKFDKVFAVSEYNKSELMDLGFENVDVLPITYQLPQGRQTFKENFPKNRPNIPRFLFVGRIAPNKKQDDLIRFAFHYLKAYGPEFQLFMVGFSSKELYLYREELERMLDFYKLRKNVIITDFLSDEELKSMYLNCDLFLSMSEHEGFCVPLLEAMVHNIPILAFDGGAVGETLSGAGILFKEKRMDMIVELAHKMVTDRSWKDLILETQQRRLSSFSQINAETVLRPVLARLT from the coding sequence ATGATCTTCAGAAGGAGAGGAGTTCATCAATTCGCAGCCGGTTTTAATTTAGGGGATGCAATTTCTAATGAGATGAATTCCTTAAAATCTGTTTTCAAAAAGATAGGATATTCCTCCGAAATATATGCAGAAAATACAGGCCCAGGAACGGATGCTTTTGTAAAAAAGTATAAGGCATATTCCTCCAATAGTAAAGATATTATAATATATCATCACTCCATCCATTCGGATGTTTTGGAAACAGTATTAAAACCGAAGAATTCTAAAATCCTAATATATCATAACGTAACGCCGGGTCATTTTTTCGAAAAATACGATCTAAAACTTACTTATCTTCTGCGTAAAGGAAGAGAAGAATTAGAATCCTTAAGAAACAAATTCGATAAGGTGTTCGCAGTTTCCGAATACAATAAATCGGAACTTATGGATCTGGGTTTCGAAAATGTAGATGTTCTACCGATCACTTACCAGCTTCCGCAAGGAAGACAGACTTTTAAGGAAAATTTCCCCAAGAATAGACCCAATATTCCACGCTTCTTATTTGTAGGAAGAATTGCACCGAACAAAAAGCAGGATGACCTGATCCGATTTGCATTTCATTATCTAAAAGCCTACGGCCCTGAGTTCCAACTTTTTATGGTAGGATTCAGCTCCAAAGAATTGTATTTATACAGAGAAGAATTGGAACGAATGCTCGATTTTTATAAATTGAGAAAGAATGTGATCATCACTGATTTTTTATCCGATGAAGAATTAAAATCGATGTACTTAAACTGCGATCTTTTTTTATCGATGAGCGAGCATGAAGGGTTTTGTGTTCCGTTATTGGAAGCGATGGTGCATAATATTCCGATCCTTGCATTCGATGGAGGCGCTGTAGGCGAAACTCTTTCAGGTGCTGGGATCTTATTCAAAGAAAAAAGAATGGATATGATCGTGGAACTTGCCCACAAAATGGTAACGGATCGAAGTTGGAAAGACTTAATCCTTGAAACCCAACAAAGACGTTTATCTTCGTTCTCCCAAATCAACGCAGAAACAGTATTGAGGCCAGTCCTTGCTAGACTCACGTAG
- a CDS encoding M23 family metallopeptidase, with amino-acid sequence MEKMIKKRIDQVKEKGHQRLTVLLIPHGFDKSFHFQISIFTIFFLVGLLFAIVGIAVLGIVRYNNTRIQINALASVYGKYFDEYIEYSEKLGDIRDDFASLNENLQEVHSLIDGESDELLKLPDESDSEDLAATELKVEEAVDKDLMLGRSYLSEIYGYRSVRVSMEKNKALVDSVFSFLDSRYGIMNSLPFGEPLLSYNLTSYYGMRRSPTFGYMEFHDGVDLANVPGTDIAATGDGRVYRAIYSNRGYGNHIVIAHANGYYSLYGHCTSLKVREGEYVHKGQRIATVGATGNVTGPHLHYEVWIGESNRTDPMDYMKVGFGQY; translated from the coding sequence ATGGAAAAGATGATAAAAAAACGCATCGACCAGGTAAAAGAAAAAGGTCACCAAAGGTTGACGGTTCTTTTAATTCCGCATGGGTTCGATAAGTCCTTCCACTTCCAAATTTCTATCTTCACTATCTTCTTCTTAGTAGGATTATTGTTTGCGATCGTTGGGATCGCAGTTTTAGGAATCGTTCGTTATAATAATACCAGGATCCAGATCAACGCACTTGCATCCGTTTACGGAAAGTACTTCGACGAATATATCGAATATAGCGAAAAGTTAGGAGATATCCGAGACGATTTCGCGAGTCTGAACGAAAATTTACAGGAAGTTCATTCGTTGATCGATGGCGAGTCCGATGAATTGCTTAAACTTCCTGATGAGTCAGACTCAGAAGATTTAGCTGCTACAGAATTAAAGGTAGAAGAAGCGGTAGATAAGGATCTTATGCTCGGAAGATCTTATCTTTCTGAAATTTACGGATATCGTTCTGTAAGAGTCTCCATGGAGAAGAACAAGGCTCTCGTGGATTCAGTGTTTAGCTTCTTAGATTCAAGATATGGTATTATGAATTCTCTTCCATTCGGAGAGCCATTATTATCTTATAATTTAACTTCTTATTATGGAATGAGAAGATCTCCTACTTTCGGATATATGGAATTCCATGACGGGGTAGACTTAGCAAACGTTCCAGGTACTGATATTGCTGCGACCGGAGACGGAAGAGTTTATAGAGCTATTTACTCTAATAGAGGATATGGAAATCATATAGTGATCGCTCATGCAAACGGATATTATAGTTTGTATGGTCACTGTACTTCTTTAAAAGTAAGAGAAGGTGAATATGTTCATAAGGGACAGAGGATCGCTACTGTGGGAGCCACAGGGAACGTAACTGGTCCCCACCTTCATTATGAAGTATGGATCGGAGAATCAAATCGTACCGATCCTATGGATTATATGAAAGTAGGTTTCGGCCAATATTAA